Below is a window of Deltaproteobacteria bacterium CG2_30_66_27 DNA.
TGCCACCGTATTTATGAATTGAAGTACTTAGCACACCCTTTCATTATTACGGCAACGCATTGGGAGAGTCCGGCGAAGTCGCCGCAGGAGGGGGGCGCAGTGAGGTAAAGCGCAGCCGTGCAGGTTCACCGCACGGCGAGCCACGAACGGAGCCCCCTCTCCGAGGCGACGCAGCCGACGGGGGAGTACCGGACGGGTGGGAGGACGTAAACGCGGGTCATCGGCGTCGGGAACATCCTTCTTTGCGACGAGGGGATCGGGGTCCACATCGTGCGGGAGCTCTCCTCGCGGGGAGAAGCGCCGGGCGTGGAGTTCGTGGACGGCGGGGTCGCCGGGGCCACCCTCCTCAACCTGGTCGAGGGGGAGGAACGCGTCGTTCTCGTCGACGCCGTCGACGCGCCGTTCCCGCCCGGGACGGTTGTGCGGATGACCGCCGACGACCTGGCCGGAAGCGCCGCGCCCGCCTGGTCCCTCCACGACCTGAACCTCGCCGACACGATCGGGATGATGCGGCTGCGCGAGACCTTGCCGGAGATGATCCTCCTCGGCGTCGTCCCGGCCGACATCGAAACGTACAGCCTCGATCTGTCGGAGCCGCTCGCGGCGCGGTTCGGGGAGATCGTCGAAAAGGTGCGGTCGGAGATCGCGGCGTTCGCGGCCTCCCCGCCCCCGTGACGCCGGACCGCGTGGGCATCGCGGCGATCGAGATCACCGCCCGCGGTGTGGTGCAGGGGGTGGGGTTTCGGCCGTTCGTCCACCGTCTGGCTTCGCGGTGCGGGCTCGCCGGCTGGGTCGAGAACACCCCGGGAAGCGTCGTCCTCCATCTGGAAGGGGACGCCGCGGCGCTCTCGCGCTTTCGCGCCCTCTTCGGTCCGGAGATCCCCCCCGCGGCGCGCGTGACCCGTCTCTCCGTCCGCAAGGCGGCGCCCACCGGCGTCGCCGGGTTCACGATCCGGGCGAGCCGCCGCGACGGGATCGCCCTCTCCACGATCCCCCCGGACATCGCGACGTGCCCGGAATGTCTGCGGGAACTCGCCGATCCCGCGGACCGCCGCCACCGGTACCCGTTCACGAACTGCACGAATTGCGGCCCCCGGTTCACCATCGTGACCTCCCTCCCCTACGACCGGGAGCGGACGTCGATGGCCGCCTTCCCCCTGTGCGCCGCATGCAGGAAGGAGTACGCGGATCCCACGGACCGCCGGTTCCACGCCGAACCGAACGCCTGCCCCGCCTGCGGGCCGCGGCTCTCCGTGCGCGGCGGCGACGGCGCGACGGTGGAAACGGACGACCCGATCGGCACGGCCGCGGCGGCGATTCTCGGCGGGTCGATCGTCGCGGTGCGTGGACTCGGCGGCTTCCAGCTCGCCGTAGACGCGACGAACGACGACGCCATCCGCGTGCTGAGGAAGCGGAAGCGCCGCGAAGAGAAACCGTTCGCCGTGATGTTCCGGGACATCGGTTCCGTTCGCGTCGCCGGGCGCATCACCGTCGCGGACGAGGCGATCCTGCACTCGCCGCGGGCCCCGGTCCTCCTCGTGCCCGCGCGCCCCCGGTCCCCCCTCGCACCGTCGGTGTCGATGGGGCTCCCGACGGCGGGGGTCTTCCTCCCGTACACGCCGCTGCACCGGATGCTCCTGGACCGCGCGGACCGGCCGCTGGTCATGACGAGCGGCAACGCGGCCGACGAGCCGATCGCGATCGGGAACGGCGAAGCGATGTCGCGCCTGCGAGGGATCGCCGACCTCTTCCTCCTCCACGACCGCGAGGTCGTACAGCGGTCCGACGACTCCGTGGTGCGCCGCGTCGGCCGGGGGATCTACCCGATCCGCCGCGCGCGCGGCTTCGTCCCGGCCCCCGTGACCCTGCCCCGCTCCTTCCCCGACGTCGTGGGATTGGGCGGCGAGATGAAAAACACCTTCTGTTTCCTGAAGGGGGACGCGGCGTACCTGTCCCAGCACATCGGGGACCTGGAGCAGGCGCCGGCGCGCGACTTCTACGAGGAGGCGTACCGCTTCTTCCGGCGGTTCCTCGACGCCCGGCCGCGCGCCGCGTGCCACGACCTGCACCCCGCGTACTTCACCACCGCGTTCGCCGAGCGCGCCGGCGCGGACCGCCTCTTCGGGTTGCAGCACCACAAGGCGCACATCTTTTCCGCGCTGGCCGATAACGGGTTCGACGGGAAGGCCGTCGGGGTGGCGTTCGACGGGACCGGGTACGGCGAGGACGGCGCGGTCTGGGGCGGCGAGTTCTTCGCCGTCGACGGGATGGACGTGCGCCGCGCGGGACACCTCGCGTACTTCCCCCTCCCCGGCGGGGACGCCGCCGTCCGGGAGCCGTGGCGGACCGCCCTCTCCCTGTTGCGGACGACCCTCGGGGCCGCGGAGGCGGAATCGGCGGCGCGGGAGCTGTTTCCCGGAATTTCAGGGATTTCGATCCGCCGGGTGCTCGAGGCGCTGGAGAAGAAGATCAACGTGGTCCCGACCTCCAGCGCGGGACGACTCTTCGACGCCGTCTCCGCGATCTGCGGATTGTGCGTCCGCTCGAGCTACGAGGGACAGGCGCCGATGCTCCTGGAGGGAGTCGCGGCCCGAGCCGCCGCCGGCACGTATCCGTTCACCCTCGCGGAAGAAGGAGGGCAACTTACGATAGACTGGAGCGAACTCCTCCGGGGAACGGTGGCGGACGCCCGCGGACGCCTCCCGGCGAAGACGATCTCCCGGAAGTTCCACGACACGCTTGCGGCCGCGGTCGTCGCGGCCGCTTCGCTGCTTGCGGAAAGCGGTGGAGCGAGGCACGTCGTCCTCTCCGGGGGCGTGTTCCAGAACGTGACGCTGCTTTCCCGGGTTCTTTCCGGGCTCCGGAGTCGGAAGCTCTCTCCGCTGATTCACCGGCAGGTACCGGCGAACGACGGGGGGATCTCGCTCGGGCAGGCGTATTACGCGGCCGCGCAGGTCGCAGGGGGGTAGGAAGATGTGCCTCGGGGTTCCCGCGAAGATCCTGGAAACCGGCGAAGGAGCCGCGGTCGTGGAGCTGGGCGGCGTCCGGCGCGAGATCTCCGTGATGCTCGTCGACGACGTCGCCGTCGGGGAGTGGGTGATCGTCCACGCCGGCTTCGCCATCGAGAAACTATCCGAGGAGGCAGCCGAGCAGACGCTTGCCCTGTTCCGGGAGATCGCGGAGGCCGCTCCCTCCGGCGATTCATGAAGCACGGCATGAAATACATCGACGACTTCCGTGACCCGGCGACCGCGAAGGCCCTGGTCGAGCGGATCCGGAGCGACGCGGGGGACGCCCCCGTCCGCCTGATGGAAGTCTGCGGCACCCACACCGTCGCGATCGCCCGGGGCGGAATCCGGTCCCTGCTGTCGGGCGCGGTGACGATGCTCTCGGGCCCGGGCTGCCCGGTCTGCGTCACCCCCGACGGGTACATCGACGCCGCGATCGCACTGGGCAGGAAGCCGGGAGCGCTGCTCGCCTCCTTTGGCGACATGCTGCGGGTCCCGGGGAAATCGTCCTCCCTCGAGAGGGAAAAGGGATCCGGGCTCGAGGTCCGTGTCGTCTACTCGCCGCTCGACGCGGTGACGCTGGCCGCCGCCACGCCGGACCGGGAGGTCGTCTTCCTCGGAGTCGGGTTCGAGACGACGGCGCCCGCCATCGGCGGCGCCATTAAAACGGCATCCGTTCGAGGAGTTAGAAACTTCTCCGTCCTGTCGTCCGTGCGCACGATCCCGGAGGCGATGGGGGTCCTGGCGGCGGATCCCGAGGTCCGGATCGAAGGGTTCCTCTGCCCCGCCCACGTCTCCGTCGTCATCGGGACGGACGCCTACCGGCCGGTCGCGCAGCGGTACGGCATCCCGTGCGTGGTCGCCGGCTTCGAGCCGCTCGACATCCTGATGGGGATCTCCATGCTGCTGCGGCAGAAAAAGGAGGGTGTCGCCCGCGTCGAGAACGAGTATTCGCGCGTGGCCACCTCCATCGGGAACCGGAAGGCGCAGGATCTGATCCGCGACGTCTTCGTCCCGTGCGACACGGGGTGGCGCGGGATCGGCGTCATCCCGGGGTCGGGCTTGCGAATCGCCGACCGATACGCCTCCTTCGACGCCGAGAAGAAGTTCGGCGCCCCCGTCGTCTTCGCGCCGGATCGTTCCGCCTGCCGCTGCGGCGACGTGCTCAAGGGGAAGATCCTCCCGGTCGATTGCCCCCTCTTCGGGAAGGCGTGCGTGCCGGAGGAGCCGTACGGTCCGTGCATGGTCAGCAGCGAAGGTTCGTGCGCCGCGTACTATAAATACGGAGGCGCGTAGACGCCGATGTACGACAAGATCCTTCTTTCCCACGGCGAGGGCGGCAAGCGCACCCGCGACCTGATCGCGAAGGTGATCGCCCGGTACTTCGACCATCCCGTGCTCGCGCCGCTCTTCGACTCGGCCCTTCTCGGGAGGGTCGACGGGGAGATCGTTTTCACCACCGACGGATATGTGGTCACCCCCCCCTTCTTCCCCGGCGGCGACATCGGCCGGTTGGCGGTCTGCGGGACGGTGAACGACCTCGCCGTCTGCGGGGCGAAGGCGGTGGCGATCTCGTGCGGCCTGATCCTCGAAGAGGGGCTGCCGATGGAGACCCTCGAACGCGCGCTCGCGGCGATGCGGGACGCGGCGAAGGAAGCGGAGGTAACCGTCGCCAGCGGAGACACGAAGGTGGTGGAGCGCGGAAAGGGGGACGGGATCTTCATCACCACGGCGGGCGTCGGCGTTTCGGTGGACGGCTGGCGGCCGGCGCCGTCGGAGATCCGTCCCGGCGACCGGATCCTGCTCACGGGGACGATGGGGGACCACCAGGTGGCGGTGCTGATCGCCCGGAAGAATCTGGAGATCCAGGCCCCCGTGCTCTCCGACGTGGCGCCGCTGGGCGGCCTTCTTCTTCCGCTCCTTCCGCGGTTCGCCGGCAAGGTGCGCTTCATGCGCGATCCCACCCGCGGCGGGGTCGGCGTGACGCTGAACGAGATGGCGTCGGCCGCCAACGCCCTGTTCGTGCTCGACGAGGCGCGGCTTCCGGTGCGGGAACCGGTGCGCGGCGTGTGCGAGATCCTCGGGTTCGACCCGCTGTATCTCGCCAACGAGGGGAAGGCGGTGCTGATCGTGGCGGGGGATGCGGCGGAAGCGATCGTCGCCGCACTGCGGATGCACCCGTACGGACGGGAGGCGGCGATCATCGGGGAGGTGACGGAAGGAGGAAGCGGCGTACGGATGCGCACCCTCGCGGGCGGCGTGCGGGCGGTCGACTACCCCGTGGGGGACCAACTCCCGCGGATCTGCTGATGAAGGCGACGCTGGTCTACGATGCGGATTGCCCGGTATGCCGGGCGGCCGCCGACTGGGTCCGGCGCAACGCCGTGGCCCCCGACGTCTTCGAATATCTCCCCTGCCGCTCCGCGGGAACCCGTTCGCGATTCCCCTCCATCACCGAGGCCGCGTGCCTCCGGGCGATGCATCTCATCCTGCCGGACGGGACGATTCTCCTCGGTGAACAGGTGCTCCCCGAGGTTCTCCGTCGCACGCGGCGGTACCGCTGGACCGCCCCCCTCTTCCGGCTCCCCGGCGCCGGGATCCTGTCCCGCCTCCTCTACCGCGCCTTCGCCCGCCGCCGCCACAGGATCTCCCGCCTTTTCCCTGCCGGGTGAATCGTTTATTGTCGTAGGAAAGGATGTTCCCGGACGATTGTCGATGGAGGGTACCAGAGCCCATGCGTCATGAGGAACAGCACCGTTCGGAACGGATCGGATGGCTTCGGGCCGCGGTCATGGGCGCCAACGACGGCATCGTGTCGATCGCCAGCCTGATCCTGGGCGTCGCCGCCGCAGGGGGGACCGGAAGCCAGGTGGCCGTCGCGGGGTTGGCCGGGCTCGTCGCGGGAGCGATGTCCATGGCGGCCGGCGAATACATCTCCGTATGCTCCCAGGCGGATACCGAGGAGTCGGACCTCGCGCGCGAACGCGAGGAGCTGGCGACGAATGAAGCCTCCGAGCGAGCGGAGCTGGCAGGGATCTACGTTTCCCGCGGGCTCGATCTTGCGCTCGCGCGGCAGGTCGCCGACCAGTTGATGGCGCATGACGCCCTCGGGGCCCATGCGCGCGACGAGCTCGGCATTTCCGAGATGCATCGCGCCCGCCCCGTGCAGGCGGCCCTTGCCTCCGCGGGAACGTTCGCCGTCGGGGGGGGGCTTCCGCTCCTGATCTCCCTTTTCGTCCCCACGAGGATGCTGACGCTGTTCGTCGTCCCGACGTCGCTCGCCTGCCTCGCGATCCTCGGGACGCTGGCGGCGCACACCGGCGGCGCGAGGCGTGCCGTCGGCGCCCTGCGCGTCACGTTTTGGGGAGCGTTCGCCATGGGGCTGACGTACGGCGTCGGCGCCCTTTTCGGCGCCGTCGTCTAAGGTCCGGGAATTCTCCGAGGTACGACGACGTTCCTGTCATGTATAATCTGAGCCAACGGGAAAGGAAGGGAAATTCCGCGGCCGGGGAGATGCCCGGGGGGGCGTGATGATCCGGTTCGAGGGCGTCCACAAATGGTTCGGCAAGCTGCACGTCCTGAACGACATCAACCTTCACGTGCGGGCGGGCGAAGTCGTCGTGGTCTGCGGCCCCTCCGGCTCGGGGAAGTCGACCCTCATCCGCACGATCAACGAGCTGGAGCCGATCGACAAGGGGAAACTGACCGTCGACGGCACGGAACTGTCCGACCCGAAGATCAACATCAACCGGCTGCGGGCCGAGATCGGCTTCGTCTTCCAGCAGTTCAATCTCTACCCCCACCTGTCGGTCCTCAAGAACATCACGCTGGCCCCCATGAAGATCCGCAACAAGAGCCGGCAGGAGGCGGAGAAGAAGGCGCTCGCGCTCCTCGAGCGCGTCGGATTGTCCGAGAAGCGGGACGCCTACCCGTCGCAGCTCTCGGGCGGCCAGCAGCAGCGGGTGGCGATCGCACGGGGGCTCGCGATGGACCCGAAGATCATGCTCTTCGACGAGCCGACGTCGGCCCTCGACCCCGAGATGATCGGCGAGGTTCTCCAGGTCATGAAGGACCTGGCGCTCTCCGGGATGACGATGATCGTCGTCACCCACGAGATGGGGTTCGCCCGGGAGGTGGCCCACCGGGTCATCTTCATGGACCAGGGAACGATCCTCGAGGAGGCCCCTCCGGAGGACTTCTTCATCAACCCGCAACACGAAAGGGCGAAGCAGTTCCTGAAGCAGATCCTGTCGCCCATGCACTGAACCACCATCAAAAGGAGGGAAGGACAATGGCGAGAAAGATCGGACTGTTCGTTCTGGCGCTGGCGATGGTCGGGGCACTGTGCGGCGCGGCGCTGGCCGGCGACACGCTGGCGGACGTGAAGAAGAAGGGCGTGCTGGTGGCGGGCGTGAAGGACTCCCTGCCGCCGTTCGGTTCCGTCGACCCGCAAACCAAGGAGTTCGTCGGGTACGACATCGACTTCGTCAAGTACATCGCGAAGAAACTGAAGGTGAAGGTCGAGTACAAGCCCGTCACCTCCGCGAACCGGATGCCGATGCTGATGGAGGGACGCGTCGACATCCTCGCGGCGACGATGACGAAGAAACCCGATCGGGCGAAGCAGATCGACTTCAGCTACACCTACTTCCTGACCGGCCAGAAGTTCCTCACGAAGAAGGGGACGGTCAAGAGCCTGAAGGACCTCGCGGGAAAGAAGATCGGGACGACGAAGGGCTCCACCTCGGAGCAGAACGTGGCGAAAGCGGTTCCCTCCGCCACCATCCTCTCCTTCGACGACTATCCCCAGGGGGTACTGGCGCTGCAGCAGGGGAAGGTCATCGCCGAGACCACGGACGAGTCGATCCTGGCCGGCCAGCTCGGCAAGCTCGAGAAGAACCCCGCGACGAAGGGCCAGTACGAGATCCCCGACATCACGATCTCCGCGGAGCCTTACGGCCTGGGGGTTCGGAAGGGCGACACGAAGTTCCAGAAATTCGTGAATGCCACCCTCCTCGAAATGGAGAAGAACGGCGAGGCGAAGAAGATCTTCGAGCGGTGGTTCGGCCCGAACACGGACAGCCCGATCCACCGCGGCACGTTCAAGATCACGGCGGACAGGATGGGGCTCGACTAGGCCCCGGGTAGCCCCTTCTCATGAACTACCAGTTCGACTGGGCGATCGTCACTTCCGGGAAGTATTTCGATTGGATCGTTTCGGGGCTGTACGTGACGATCAAACTCTCGGTGGTGTCGATCGTCCTGTCGTTCCTGGTCGGCCTCGTCATCGCGATCATGCGGATGAGCCACATCCGGCCTGTCCGCTGGTTCGCACACGGGTACCTCGAGTTCTTCCGCAACACCCCGCTGCTGGTGCAGATCTTCTTCTGGTACTTCGGTTCGTACAAGATCCTCCCCCAGGCGGTGAACGACTGGCTGGTCCGGCAGGACTTCGAGTTCGCGTCGGCGGCGATCGCCCTCACCATCTACACCTCCGCCTTCATCGCCGAGGACATCCGGTCGGGGGTCCGCTCCATCCCGAAGGAGCAGATGGAGGCGGCTCGCAGCTCCGGCTTCTCCTATATCCGCTCGATGCGGTACATCATCCTGCCGCAGGCGGTGCGCCTCACGATCCCGCCGCTCATCAACCAGTTCCTGAACCTGATGAAGAACTCCTCCCTGGCGATGACGATCGGCGTGGCGGAGCTGATGTACCAGGCGCGCCAGGTGGAGAGCTACACCTTCAAGGGGTTCGAGGCGTTTTCCGCGGCGACCCTGGCGTACCTCGCACTTTCCCTCACCATCACCGGGCTGATGACCCTCTACGACAAGAAGGTCCTGCAGCCGATCAGGGGCCGTTGAGATGGTGGGCGGGCTCGACTTCAGCGTCGTCCGGGAGAACCTCCCCTACTTCTTCCTCGGCCGGTACCCCACGGGGCCGCTGGGAGGTGTGGCGCTCACGTTGTATCTCGCCGCCGTCTCCCTCCTCCTCTCCTTCATCGGGGGACTCATCCTCGGCCTGCTGAGCGTCTCGCGGAACCGCGTGATCAAGTGGGGATCGACGGCGGTCATCCAGACGATCCGCGGGATGCCGCTCCTGATGGTCATCTTCTGGATGTTCTTCCTGCTGCCGGCCATGCTGGGGAGCGGG
It encodes the following:
- a CDS encoding hydrogenase assembly protein HypC, which translates into the protein MCLGVPAKILETGEGAAVVELGGVRREISVMLVDDVAVGEWVIVHAGFAIEKLSEEAAEQTLALFREIAEAAPSGDS
- a CDS encoding polar amino acid ABC transporter ATP-binding protein — protein: MIRFEGVHKWFGKLHVLNDINLHVRAGEVVVVCGPSGSGKSTLIRTINELEPIDKGKLTVDGTELSDPKININRLRAEIGFVFQQFNLYPHLSVLKNITLAPMKIRNKSRQEAEKKALALLERVGLSEKRDAYPSQLSGGQQQRVAIARGLAMDPKIMLFDEPTSALDPEMIGEVLQVMKDLALSGMTMIVVTHEMGFAREVAHRVIFMDQGTILEEAPPEDFFINPQHERAKQFLKQILSPMH
- a CDS encoding amino acid ABC transporter substrate-binding protein — translated: MARKIGLFVLALAMVGALCGAALAGDTLADVKKKGVLVAGVKDSLPPFGSVDPQTKEFVGYDIDFVKYIAKKLKVKVEYKPVTSANRMPMLMEGRVDILAATMTKKPDRAKQIDFSYTYFLTGQKFLTKKGTVKSLKDLAGKKIGTTKGSTSEQNVAKAVPSATILSFDDYPQGVLALQQGKVIAETTDESILAGQLGKLEKNPATKGQYEIPDITISAEPYGLGVRKGDTKFQKFVNATLLEMEKNGEAKKIFERWFGPNTDSPIHRGTFKITADRMGLD
- a CDS encoding carbamoyltransferase HypF produces the protein MAAIEITARGVVQGVGFRPFVHRLASRCGLAGWVENTPGSVVLHLEGDAAALSRFRALFGPEIPPAARVTRLSVRKAAPTGVAGFTIRASRRDGIALSTIPPDIATCPECLRELADPADRRHRYPFTNCTNCGPRFTIVTSLPYDRERTSMAAFPLCAACRKEYADPTDRRFHAEPNACPACGPRLSVRGGDGATVETDDPIGTAAAAILGGSIVAVRGLGGFQLAVDATNDDAIRVLRKRKRREEKPFAVMFRDIGSVRVAGRITVADEAILHSPRAPVLLVPARPRSPLAPSVSMGLPTAGVFLPYTPLHRMLLDRADRPLVMTSGNAADEPIAIGNGEAMSRLRGIADLFLLHDREVVQRSDDSVVRRVGRGIYPIRRARGFVPAPVTLPRSFPDVVGLGGEMKNTFCFLKGDAAYLSQHIGDLEQAPARDFYEEAYRFFRRFLDARPRAACHDLHPAYFTTAFAERAGADRLFGLQHHKAHIFSALADNGFDGKAVGVAFDGTGYGEDGAVWGGEFFAVDGMDVRRAGHLAYFPLPGGDAAVREPWRTALSLLRTTLGAAEAESAARELFPGISGISIRRVLEALEKKINVVPTSSAGRLFDAVSAICGLCVRSSYEGQAPMLLEGVAARAAAGTYPFTLAEEGGQLTIDWSELLRGTVADARGRLPAKTISRKFHDTLAAAVVAAASLLAESGGARHVVLSGGVFQNVTLLSRVLSGLRSRKLSPLIHRQVPANDGGISLGQAYYAAAQVAGG
- a CDS encoding ABC transporter permease encodes the protein MNYQFDWAIVTSGKYFDWIVSGLYVTIKLSVVSIVLSFLVGLVIAIMRMSHIRPVRWFAHGYLEFFRNTPLLVQIFFWYFGSYKILPQAVNDWLVRQDFEFASAAIALTIYTSAFIAEDIRSGVRSIPKEQMEAARSSGFSYIRSMRYIILPQAVRLTIPPLINQFLNLMKNSSLAMTIGVAELMYQARQVESYTFKGFEAFSAATLAYLALSLTITGLMTLYDKKVLQPIRGR
- a CDS encoding hydrogenase expression/formation protein HypE, which encodes MYDKILLSHGEGGKRTRDLIAKVIARYFDHPVLAPLFDSALLGRVDGEIVFTTDGYVVTPPFFPGGDIGRLAVCGTVNDLAVCGAKAVAISCGLILEEGLPMETLERALAAMRDAAKEAEVTVASGDTKVVERGKGDGIFITTAGVGVSVDGWRPAPSEIRPGDRILLTGTMGDHQVAVLIARKNLEIQAPVLSDVAPLGGLLLPLLPRFAGKVRFMRDPTRGGVGVTLNEMASAANALFVLDEARLPVREPVRGVCEILGFDPLYLANEGKAVLIVAGDAAEAIVAALRMHPYGREAAIIGEVTEGGSGVRMRTLAGGVRAVDYPVGDQLPRIC
- a CDS encoding hydrogenase formation protein HypD; translation: MKYIDDFRDPATAKALVERIRSDAGDAPVRLMEVCGTHTVAIARGGIRSLLSGAVTMLSGPGCPVCVTPDGYIDAAIALGRKPGALLASFGDMLRVPGKSSSLEREKGSGLEVRVVYSPLDAVTLAAATPDREVVFLGVGFETTAPAIGGAIKTASVRGVRNFSVLSSVRTIPEAMGVLAADPEVRIEGFLCPAHVSVVIGTDAYRPVAQRYGIPCVVAGFEPLDILMGISMLLRQKKEGVARVENEYSRVATSIGNRKAQDLIRDVFVPCDTGWRGIGVIPGSGLRIADRYASFDAEKKFGAPVVFAPDRSACRCGDVLKGKILPVDCPLFGKACVPEEPYGPCMVSSEGSCAAYYKYGGA